The DNA sequence TATGTTCAGCTCTTCTCACATTTTATATGTGAAACTTGACCATCTAAGAATAGAATGCTGCTACTTCTGCAAACCACAGAGGTACAAGGAAGTGgtaaatgtctctgtctctatgatgTTAAATGTCTCTATAACAGAGTCTGAGGAAGTGTGTTGGCCTATACTTGGTGTGAAAATGTTTAAGGAGGGTGTTTTTGTGCTCTAAACTTTAGTGCGATAAACAGAAAATGTTACCTTTCTTCATATTTCTATTATCATCCATTTGGAAGAGTAAGTGTGAAATACAGCTGAATGAGTGATAATTACCTCATGGTGTCCTTCTCCTTGTCCCCCTCAGGTCCTTGGACTGTGTTGTCAGTATGAACAGGCTCAGCAGTTGGTGAGAAAGGGGGTTGTTCGGTGGTTGGAGCTTGGGTTGCTGTGAGGTAAAAACAACAATGGTATTATGACTGGTGTATCAGAGACACAGGGTAGACTTAACTATAACAAGATATTGTTGCTAAGCTACAGTATGACCTTCTTGTCTAACTTATTTCATTTACCCCAACATGTGGATTTTAACTTAGTATTAGCACTGCTAACTTCAAACCAATGGTAGGACCACTAAATATTCCCAAAAGCTTTAAATCAGGTTACTATCAATTTATTTTAGATGATCAGCCAGCAAGACTGGATAAAACCAGGTTAATACTTAATTCTACAGTATCTGATCGCTCTCTACTCACTGGTCATAGTGGAGGTACTTTGTGTGGTAGTTTTTGTCGTCTGACAGTGATGTGAACAGTCATCATAAGGTCTCCCACTTCACACCTGCACCAGCCAGTGTTCTCCATCTTCAGTCCACTCATAGTCACCATTAAGACGTTTCCTCTGGTGGCATCAGTGGTCTGCTGTCTGGTCACTATAGTCGCAGAATTCCTCTCCACACAGGAACCATTGACACCAATCCTGCACCACCACTTCCTATTTCCAGTGTCACTATAGTAACATTTTACAATGACACTCCCTCCTTCAACTCCTGTCACCTCCTGTTGGTCCACATAGAGTTTTGGAGTACCTGAACACAGAGGTACAGACACCAAAGAAGGTCCTGAGTGATCAAGTGTTTTTTTGTAACAACTGACCACGAATATCATAATGATGATAtgatggatagagaacagaaagTAAACATATACCAACATTACTCATTTCAACTTCATCAATAATAGTGAAAGCAGTAATCGAAACCAGAACACCAGTCATGTAATCATATGGAAGAGTTGCAGGGATCTTACCAGTAGTGACAAATAGTTGGATTCTTTCTATCATGACATATGATCCACCATTGATCTCCACAGCACACCAGTAATGTCCAGAGTCCACTTGCTCCAGATCAGTCATGGTCACAGTGAAGGTTTACTTGTTGATGCCATCAGAGTTTGACCACGGCAGACCACGACTGCACCTCAAACAAcaaccccacaaaaacaaccacaaacctaaagggagggaagggagggtggccaccgtctacgacggtttctgtacagcacccTAGCCCTTCCTCCAATCCTCCAGCTACGGcagtggctctggctctgggcgtagcccCCGTTCTGCACTGCcgaccaccgctggaggctctgggctgcagaccgccgctgaagactctgggctgccgaccgtcgctgaagactctggcctgcccaccgtcgctgaagactctgggctgccgaccgtcgctgaagactctgggctgcctACTGTCGCTGAAgattctgggctgcagaccgtcgctgaagactctgggctgcagaccgtcgctgaagactctgggctgcagaccgtcgctgaagactctgggctgcagaccatcgctggagggtccgggctgcagaccgtcgctggagggtccgggctgcagaccgtcgctggaggcccggGGCTGAggggcatcgctggaggctctgggttgAGGGGCGTCGCTGatggctccgggctgaggagctttgctggaggctccgggctgaggagcgtcgctggaggccccgggctgaggagcatcaatggaggctccgggctgaggagcgtcgctggaggctccaggctgagtagcgtcgctggaggttccttgccatggatcatcactactggttccgcgccatggatcatcactggaggctttgtgccatggatcatcactggaggctccgggccatgggttatcactggaggctttgtgccatggatcatccctacaggctccgggccatggatcatcactggaggcttcgtgccatggatcatccctacatgctccgggccatggatcatcactgaaggctcgtgccatggattaaccctacaggctccgggccatggatcatcactggatgcTTCATGCCCTGGATTATTGCTGGAGGCTTCGGActgttgatcattgctggaggcttcctacggggagctggaaccggtctcaccagactggggagacgcacaggagactgggtgcgcagagcaggcacagggcacactgggccgtggaggcgcaccggaggtctggagctcagggctggcacactccgtcctggctggatggtcactgtagcccggcacgggcggagcgctggcacagggcgaactgggctgtgctgggaaATGagggttgccgtgcgtagagcaggcgcaggataaactgggccgaggagacgcactggcggccagatgcgctgagcaggcacactccttcctagctgagtgccaactctagcacggcaatgcTGCGGAGTCCAtaccgaccgcaccggactgtgcgtgcggatgggcgagatagTGGGCACTACACCGTAATGCATTTCTCGCCCCTCTGCACGCCCGCTCCGCAGTGCCCTTTCCGCCAGCACCATTTCCCGGAATCTCGCGTTGAACTCGGCGCTTGACTCCTTtctattttcgagtcattgctaatagatcacacagtgacaaaggattaattttgcacttcctacggcttccactagatgtcaacgatctttataaagttgtttgaagcgtctatgatgaacagagaccggatgacaaggaagggaagttgacggccctgggatgtcgtcacttcattattgcgcgcacatgtgcgttcatgtgaggcgagacatttttcaaaacgtttttcaagacacaggagaggtcgggttgaaatattactgatgtttcacgttaaaaatggccctaaagattgatgctaaaaaacgtttgacatgtttaaacgaacgtaaatagattttttttttttacttttcatcgtgacttcccccccccgccctacattttgaggagcctactgaacgcgctaacaacatggaacaacttggagttatttggacataaattatgaactttatcgaaagAAACcccatttgttgtggacctgggattcctggaagtgccttctgatgaagataatcaaaggtaagggattatttacaatagtattattgatattagagtgttccaagatggtgctaacctgtatatcctagcctattgttcttagcatagcaccccgtttattgcaaagtgtgatttcccagtaaagttattttgaaatctggcaatgcggtagcatttacgaaatgttaatctataattctttgaatgacaatattataatttaccaatgttttcaaatagtaattttgtaaattgtaacgctgattcaccggaagaaTTTGAGGGAAAagaaattctgaatttcaccgccactataaaatgctgtttttggatataaatatgaacttgatggaacaaaaaatgcataggagtgtcatctgatgaagattgtcaaaggttagtgcataattttagctggttttctgcttttggtgacgcctgtctttgaattgacaaaacattacacacagctattttcaatgtactctcctaacataacctaactttatgctttcgccataaagcctctttgaaatcggacaatgtggttggatttaggagatgtttatctttcaaatggtgaaaaataattgattgtttgagaaattgaaattattagattcttgcagttttgaatttcccgccatggtatcttgtcaataaatcccgttagcgggatcagagcgggaaggggtcctctagaggttaaacaaatatatttttttttaaatgctgatttccaaatagtgtgttttaaatagttagtaaacatttttttaagacctttatttaacctgtctgggctagggggcagtattttcacatccggatgaaaaacgtacccaatttaaacaggttactactctggctcagaaactagaatatgcatattattagtggatttggatagaaaacactctgaagtttctaaaactgtttgaatggtgtctttgagtataacagaactcatatggcaggcaaaaacctgagaaaaattcaagcaggaagtggaaagtgagaattgtagttcttcttttgatacTCTAttgaagctacagtgtctgtggggtgacgttgcacttcctaaggcttccattggctgtcaaaagccttcagaaagtggtttgagcattctcctgtcactgggcagagtataggagctcattcactgagtgatctgcctggcaacaaagggactggatatgcgcagtcacgcgagcacgccgttccttctttttttcttgaatgaatatgctattgtccggttggaatattatcacaattttatgttaaaaataccataaagattgattttaaacagcgtttgacatgcctCTAAGTACGgttatggaacattttgacttttcatctctcGTTCCGCATTCGCGCGTTATGcttttggataagtgatctgtacgcatgaacaaaactaaggtatttgtacataaatatggattatttcgaacaaaaacaacatttcttgtggaagtagcagtcctgggagtgcattctgacgaagatcaacaaaggtaagagaatatttctaatactaattctgagtttaggttgccccgaacttggagggtgtctgaatagctcaccgtgatggctgagctatgtactcagaatattgaaaaatgtgctttctccttaaatctattttaaaatctgacacagcggttgcatccaggagtagtccatctataattctttaaataattgttatatattttgtcaacgtttatgatgagtatttttgtaaattgatgtgcacattcaccgggtgttttggtgggaatacattttctgaacatcacacgccaatgtaaaatgctgtttctggatataaatatgaactttatcgaacaaaacatacatgtattgtgtaacataatgtcctaggagtgtcatctgatgaagatcgtcaaagtttagtgcttcatttagctgtgttttgggttttattgacacatgtccttgcttggaaaatggttgtgtgattatttttgtctatgtactctcctaacataatctaatgttttgctttcattgtaaagcctttttgaaatcggacaatgtggttagattaacgagaagtttatctttaaaatagttgtatgtttaagaaagttgaattatgacattttgttgtttttgaattttccgccctgatatttcactggctgtgtcccgcaggtgggccacgtagcccatagaagttaatttaTGCTAAATCATTAACAGTTCAAGCATATATCAAACACAACTCAGAAACAATGTATTTGGGCAGAGACAACTTTCTAATAATATCTTAATGGATTGTAAAGTTtattaacaaaacatgcatttttaaCATATTAAGCAGACAGAATAGTACAGTAAGACTATGATTCAGTAAATAAGATGAACTATCAAACAAATCATATGTGGTtaacaacacatggaataaaaagtCAAATTAGGTCAGATACGTGGGTAAAAAGTACCATAAATGAATAGTTTcttattttgtgtgttttatcCCTGAAAAGCAGGTACAAGAAGTAAATCTGTCCCTTGGTCTCACCAGAAAGACCTGTCTGGTTTCTACTTATCTCTGTTTCACCACAGAGTCAGTTTGCCCTAAACTTCACAACAGCAATGATGGTGCACAGGAGGAAGAGCACTGCATTACCAATTTTTGGCAGGTAGAAGAATGTTCTCTCCCATCTGTAGAAGAATTAAAACATTTAGAACATATTCCTCTGTAAATTGCTGCAATACAAGGACCAATTTAAAGGGGAATTGTAAAGGGAAGACCACATTTTTCTAAAGGCAGTGTATATTTAAGCactaaggcctgagggggtgtgatatatggccaatataccacagctaagggctgttcttatgcatgcGTGGATTGCCTGCATACAGCAATTAGCCATGAtctattgaccatataccacaatcccctgaggtgccttactgctattttAAACTGTTTACAAatataattagagcagtaaaaataaatgttttgtcataccagtggtatacggtctgatataccatagctgtcagccaatcagcattcagggctcaaaccacccagtgtATATTTAACAGTATGCAGCGACAGTGATGCTTTAGACTCCACAGGATCTTTAATGAGTTTGGATCATTGAAGGTGGTGAAGAGGACACCAtctatcaccaccaccaacatgcCCAGAGGAATCAGTAGGACTTTTAGATGTATGGAACTGAAGGTGAAAGTCCAATAAATGTCAAATAAAGTCCATGAAAACATCCCGgatgaatatacactgctcaaaaaaataaagggaacacttaaacaacacaatgtaactccaagtcaatcacacttctgtgaaatcaaactgtccacttaggaagcaacactgattgacaataaaattcacatgctgttgtgcaagtggaatagacaacaggtcgAAATTATAAGCacttagcaagacacccccaataaaggagtgggtctgcaggtggggaccacagaccaattctcagttcctatgcttcctggctgatgttttggtcacttttgaatgctggtggtgctttcactctagtggtagcatgagacggagtctacaacccacacaagtggctcaggtagtgcagctcatccaggatggcacatcaatgcgagctgtggcaagaaggtttgctgtgtctgtcagcgtagtgtccagagcatggaggcgctaccaggagacaggccagtacatcaggagacgtggaggaggccgtaggagggcaacaacccagcagcaggaccgctacctccgcctttgtgcaaggaggagcaggagaagcactgccagagccctgcaaaatgacctccagcaggccacaaatgtgcatgtgtctgctcaaacggtcagaaacagactccatgagggtggtatgagggcccgacgtccacaggtgggggttgtgcttacagcccaacaccgtgcaggacgtttggcatttgccagagaacaccaagattggcaaattcgccactggcgccctgtgctattctgctgcctgcaacatcctccagcatgaccggtttggcggtgggtcagtcatggtgtggggtggcatttctttggggggccgcacagccctccatgtgctcgccagaggtagcctgactgccattaggtaccgagatgagatcctcagaccccttgtgagaacatatgctgatgcggttggccctgggttcctcctaatgcaagacaatgctaaacctcatgtggctggagtgtgtcagcagttcctgcaagaggaaggcattgatgctatgcactggcccgcccattccccagacctgaatccaattgagcacatctgggacatcatgactcgctccatccaccaacgccacgttgcaccacagactgtccaggagttggcggatgctttagtccaggtctggaaggagattcctcaggagaccatccgccacctcatcaggagcatgcccaggcgttgtagggaggtcatacaggcacgttgtaacggattggcagtcgtggtgaaggaatgaggcacaggaagcagcgagcacagggtagtggcgtatttaatgtagactcactactgaaacaaaatattcccaaacacaggggagaaagtacacatggcgtaaaatagcgccgacacgaacatgaaccgttaacatagaaataatcccgcacaacacggaagcggaccagctcacataaatagccccgctaattaaccacactaaacacaggtgcacaaaaccaaaaaaagggaaaaccaaaaaagggaatcagtgatagctaataggccggtgacgacaaccgccgagcgccacccgagcaggagggggcgccaccgtcggtgggaatcgtgacagtacccccctcctgacgcgcggctcccgcagcgcgccgacaccggcctcgaggacgacccggagggcgaggcgcagggcgatccggacggaggcgatggaaatccttcaacatggatgggtccaagacgtcctccaccggcacccagcacctctcctccgggccgtacccctctcagtccacgaggtactgcaggcccttcgcccggcgtctcgagtccagaatggcccgtacgctgtacgccggggaccccccgatgtccagagggggtggagggacctccagcacctcaccttcctgcaggggaccagctaccaccggcctgaggagagacacatgaaacgaggggttaatacgttaataggaagggagttgtaaccaataacacacctcgtttatccttctcaggactttaaatggccccacacactgcggccccagcttccggcagggcacgcggaggggcaggttccgggtcgagagccagaccctgtctcctggtacgaacacgggtgcctcactgcggtggcggtcagcactcctcttctgccgtccactggcctcctttagggagtcctggacggctctccaggtctccttggagtgctgtacccagtcctccaccgcaggagcctcggtctgactccggtgccatggtgccaggaccggctggtaacccaaaacacactgaaagggtgacatgttagtagaggagtggcgaagtgagttctgggctaactccgcccagggaatgtacctcgcccactcccctggacggtcctggcaatacgacctcagaaacctgcccacctcctggttcaccctctccgcctgcccattgctctcggggtgaaaaccggaggtcaaactgaccgagacccccagccgctccataaacgccctccagaccctggatgtgaactgggaacctcgatcagagacaatgt is a window from the Salmo trutta chromosome 23, fSalTru1.1, whole genome shotgun sequence genome containing:
- the LOC115159824 gene encoding polymeric immunoglobulin receptor-like — encoded protein: MYQSKGAYRVSVKTGGSTTIPCLYDLKYKTNVKYWCKEDYLKRCSLDVHTKSIYKASIYDDINKQTFTVTMTDLEPEDSGRYWCAVEINGGPDKWIARFDLSVTPGTPKLYVDQQEVTGVEGGSVIVKCYYSDTGNRKWWCRIGVNGSCVERNSATIVTRQQTTDATRGNVLMVTMSGLKMENTGWCRCEVGDLMMTVHITVRRQKLPHKVPPL